CTTGTTGCTGAAAGGTGATAACTTGCCATGGAAGGCTAAAGTTCTTGTCGGGAATTTTTGCTGAGCTTTGATGTAAAACTcttcactatctatttaaagttgtttttatgtgtccAATGCCTCTATCTGCAATTAATTCTTGCATGCTTGTGGACtcatcacccatttgtatgtaaagTTAGGATCTTTAGCAttagaaaatgttttaaatcCTTAGAATTAGATAGAGCAGGCTAAAGAACTGTATGTATGGACACGAAGTGCAGGGATTTAGTTTTTAAGATGCTATAATCTTAATGCAATTCGTTTAGGCCAAGTTCGACGAGGAATCATAGAACGAAGTTTAAATAGAATTAGTCTATTCGCGCGAGGAATTGGTGTTTGGGGTATTTGctctcagcatagaacacagaaacaaccttaaatagagaaaaacacatAATTACATTAAGTTGTTCAGTAGAAGGACCCAATGTTTTAATCATCTGTTTATCTCTCATGATTAGATAGCaaattttgaagttatttttagaattacaaaaattatcttttgttatattttctgGTTCCATACAAATGTCTGCTTATTGAATGGACTCttttctgaatgaaacaaactccctatgattcgatactcggttcttatcgttttatattacttgcgCGACTCAGTACACTTGTTGATTAGTATCGCAGTTGGGCGAACCCACGAACGTCTGCCATAAAGAACCTGTAGATCCAAGTAGGACAGTAAGCCAAGCAAATAGTTGAGAATTCTTCTGGAAGTTTCTGAGCTAATACTGAAAGGAATCCAAAGGAAGAATGCAAAGCTGTTATGACTAGAGGCAAAAAGGCAATCATGTTTGAAGGTGAAAGGAGGATTAGTGATGACCAAGAAGTAGTGGctagagaagaagaagatcaaTTGATggggtaaaaaaataaatgatggtgagaaataaataaatgaagaaaaagaaaaaaaaaagaaaaagaagaaaaaaatgaaaaaatagagaaaaagaggaagaaaagaagacAAAGAGTGAGCTAgccagagaaaagaagaaagaggttgTCCCATGCTCAAGGAAGGACGTGCCATATCCTTTGGTACCATCCAAGAAAGACAAGGAACGACACTTTTCTCGTTTTCTtaatatcttcaagaaattggagataacTATTCCTTTTGGAGAAGCCTTATAGCAGATGCCACTTTACTCAAAGTTTCTGAAGGATATGCTAACCAAGAAGAGCAAATATATCCATAATGATAAaattgtggtggaaggaaactgCAGTGCTGTGATTCAAAGAATCCTTCCACCCAAATACAAGGATCTAGGGAGTGTCACAATCCCTTGCTCTATTGGTGCAGTGTCAGTTGGAAAAACTCTCATTGATTTAGGGGCTAGCATAAATTTGatgcctctctccatgtgcagGAGAATTAGAGAGTTGGAGATTATGCCAACAAGAATGACATTGCAGCTGGCAGATCGTTCTATAACAAGGCCGTATGGTGTGATTGAAGATGTTCTAGTCAAGGTGTAGCAATTTGCCTTCCCTACAGACTTTGTTATTATGGACATTGAAGAGGATTTTGAAATCCCTCTAATTTTGGGTCGTCCCTTCATGTTAACCGCCAATTGTATGGTGGATATGGGGAAGGGTAAGCTAGAAATGAGCGTGGATGACCAGAAAGTTACATTTAACTTATTTGAGGCGATGAAGCACCCAAATGATCACAAGGCCTATTTTAAAGTAGAAAAGGTAGAACATGAGATAGATATGGTAGCTAGAGCCATGGTATTACAGTCCCCACTTGAAAAAGCACCGAATAACACTATATAATGTCTGacaatagaagaagaaaatgaagtgcAGACCTATCTGGAGGAATTAGAAGGTGTAGAAGAAAAACTTGCTGGGGAAGtggtttttgaagaattaaaGAAGGACAGTCCAGCAGAAAAGGCTAAAGTGGAGTCGAAGACCCTTCTTGAACATCTGAAGTATGTATTTTTAGGAGGAAATGAAACTAATCTGGTGATCATCAGCAGTTCTTTGAGGAAGGAAGAGGAGGCTCAGCTGGTGAAGGTTTTGAAGAAACATAAGGCAACCATTGGATGGCACATTTCTGACTTGAAAGGAATCATCCCTTCTTACTGTATGCATTAGATCAATACGGAAGCTAACTATAAGCCTGTAAGACAGCCACAAAGAAGACTGAATCCAGTTATGAAAGAGAAAGTGAGGAAAGAAGTACTTAAATTGCTGGAGGCAGGCCTCATCTATCCAATTTCGGATAGTGCCTGAGTGAGTCCTGTGCAGGCGGTCCCCAAGAAAGGAGGTTTGATGGTAATTAGGAATGAGAAGAATGATTTAATTCCCACAAGAACCATCACTGGCTGGAGGATGTGTATTGACTATAGAAAATTGAATGATGCCACCAGAAAAGATCACTACCCACTTCCCTTCATGGACTGAGCTTCCTTGCATCCCCTGCTTTGCTTTCATCCTCACTTCTCTGCAATCCAAGTAAGTACtatggaagcaatgccttccaaggttattttgatgatgccaaagagtcaagagttaagcaaagtttcaagcaaagattcaagaatcaagtttcaagtttcaagaatcaagaatcaagaatcaagaataatcaagatcaagattcaacactcaagattcaagaatcaagagaagactcaatcaagataagtattaaaaagtttttcaaaacattgagtagcacatgaagttttcacagaatcctttaccaaagagttttactctctggtaatcgattactagaaggtagtaatcgattaccaatagccagcattgtttttcaaattgatttacaaagctgtaatcgattaccataatcatgtaatcgattaccagtgtttttaaaacattaagattttcaaaattcaaaataaagagtcacatttgttgatgtgtaatcgattacaccttaatggtgatcgattaccagtgattgttttcgaaaaatacatttccaaaagtcacaattcttcaagtgacttgtttctgaagattttttcaaaagtcataacttttaagtgactagtttttcacaagagtcataactcttaaagtgactagtttttgaagaaattgacaagagtcacaaactttaacttgagtcatcaagagattataaatatgtgaccatggcatgaatttcataacaatctctttcaacaaatttttttgtttcatcttctcttcatctttctaaaagtttttgttcaaaactttctcttccaagaaaagttctttgatcaaaaacttgtgctattcatcttttcattctcttctcccttttccaaaagaacaaaggactaaccgcctgaattcctTTATGTCTCCCttttcccttgtcaaagaattcaaaatgacaccgtctgagaattcttttgattcttccctttcccttatacaaaagatttcaaaggactaaccgcctgagatatcttttgtatccccttaagaaagtttcgaaggactaaccgcctgagaacttttgtcttaacacattggagggtacatcctttggggtacaagtagagggtacatctacttgggttgttgtgactaagaacaagaaagggtacatctcttatggatcagttctagtggagggtacatccactcgttgttcaaagagaacaaggtagggtacatcccttgtggatctttgcttgtaaaggactttacaaggttgaaatgaaatctcaaggaccgcaggttgcttggggactagatgtaggcacgggttattgccgaaccaatataaaactcttgtgtttgtcttcttcttccctacactctttaatttccgctatgcactttaattatcgcttttactttgggttaaatttctatttctgttctttactttcttaacattatagtaaaagcctaattgatattagtaacattaagaaggatagatttttaattagtaaaggtttattaataattaattcaaccccccttcttaattattccgaggccacttgatccaacaagtacCTTTTtactttaacttttaatttttgttcttgaaccatAGGGTAGAAGCCATGCTTGTGTCCTGTGAATGCTGATTTTGagattgatgttgttgttgtttgcttAGTTGTTAGATTGTATGCTGTTAGGGGTTTCATTTCGCACACAATGTAGGTTATTTTGGTGTGATTTGCTTAGGTTTTTGAGGCCTAATAGGGGCCTGTAGTTAGGGGCTGAAAAGCCCCAATTTTCTGGAATTTTCGAtgtactcgctaagcgagttcatctatTTTAGATGAATTTCTGGGTTTTCTGACGAACTCGCTAAGCCGACCTTATCTCGCTAACTGTGTTCATcgtttttgtttgaatttatgcttttctgtatgaactcgctaagccactgcactttggcttagcgagatTTTAATTTTCCAGTTTTATTTCTGAGTTCATATGAACTCGTTAAGCCGGCAtgctgcgcttagcgagttgtgTTGCTTGGGTCAGAGTCTAAGAGGTTGTTGGTCTTCTATTGCTAGCTGAGCGAGTTAGTATTGCTAAGCCACCATGCCTCTGTAGCTTGAATAAGCCTAGGATAAGCGAGTCAGTCTtgctaagcccaaggcaatttagttttttgagtttttgttcATGTGCTAAGCAAGTCAGTCTCGCTAAGTGCAATTTCTTCTCTgttttggaattgggcttagtgagcctgctcgctaagccaattatgtTCCAGTGGTCAAGTTGGGCTAAGTGCCTGTTGGCGCTAAGCCTGTGTAGTGTGTCGCGCTAAGTgagtcagtctcgctaagcgcaattagCTCTCTGTCAgagaataaggcttagcgagccatgctCACTTAGCCATTGTGCTGTGTCAGCTAAGCGAGTGTGTCTCGCTTAGCCAGAGTTTGTGTTTTTGTGTTGTCGCACTAAGCGTGTGCTGTTATTTtcataaggcgcgctaagcaAGTCAGTCTCGCTAAGCACCCAATctgtttttctgttttatttttctgctttCAGTTTTGAATAAAGCCTGTCTAATTTCAATTCCTGTGATTCTTTTTAATGAATATGGCCTCTAGAAAGAGAAAAGCCACCGCCTCCAGACCCAGGGAGCCCTATGACACCACAAGATTCATTTATGAGGCTGCCTAGGAGCGTTATTCACAGAACGTTCACTCCTAGAACATCCTTCCAAAGAGGAATGTCATTCTTTATGTTACAGAGTATGATGAGTTCCGTAGGGAACTCGAGAGGCGGAATTGGCACAAGGCCCTGACCAGGAAGATGGACGGTCACATTGACATGGCCTTGGTCAAGGAGTTCTATGCAAACCTTTATGATCCAGAGGACAAATCTCCGAGGCAAGTTAGAGTGAGGGGCAAACTAATAAAGTTTGATACTGAGTCCCTCAACAGCTTCTTGGAGACCCCTGTGGTTTTGGAGCCAGGGGAGCACTATACCACTTGTACCAGTTTCTGTGGTACTCGCCTAGAACCTCAGGAATTCACCGCCAGACTCTGTATCCTAGGGAGGGGATTTATGCTTAACGTAGAGGGCGCGCTGTGGAAGCTTCTAAGGAAGGACCTCACTAGTCTCGCCCAGACTTGGAGTGTGTTATCATACTCCAACCTCGCTCCCTCCTCTCATACGTCTGATCTTAACATGGACAGGGCGAGGTTAGTCTATGGACTAGTCATGAAGATGGAAATGGGCTTGGGCTCCCTCATCTCAGGCCAGATCTCACAGATGGCCCAGTCTAATTTCTCCAGCCTTGCATTTTCGACGCTCATCTCTGCTTTATGCATCGTCTGGGGAGTTGTTCTAGATTCATTGACAATTGAGTCCTTGAGCCCAGCCATTAACTTGGCGTATATCCAGAAGAATTGTTGGAACCCGGATGATCCTTCGGTCACATTTCTGGGGACCCGCAAGGCACGGGCTCGAGGACCTGAggcctcttcttcttctactccttct
The Glycine max cultivar Williams 82 chromosome 16, Glycine_max_v4.0, whole genome shotgun sequence genome window above contains:
- the LOC102660062 gene encoding uncharacterized protein translates to MPLYSKFLKDMLTKKSKYIHNDKIVVEGNCSAVIQRILPPKYKDLGSVTIPCSIGAVSVGKTLIDLGASINLMPLSMCRRIRELEIMPTRMTLQLADRSITRPYGVIEDVLVKV